The Garra rufa chromosome 8, GarRuf1.0, whole genome shotgun sequence genome has a segment encoding these proteins:
- the cox17 gene encoding cytochrome c oxidase copper chaperone translates to MSSLSAASVEASPAIEGAEQKKPLKPCCACPETKKARDACIIEKGEESCTHLIEAHKECMRALGFKI, encoded by the exons ATGTCGAGCCTGTCAGCAGCCAGTGTGGAGGCTTCACCAGCAATAGAGGGGGCAGAGCAGAAGAAACCACTCAAACCATGCTGTGCGTGTCCTGAGACCAAAAAAGCAAGAGATGCATG CATAATCGAAAAGGGAGAAGAAAGCTGCACACATCTCATCGAAGCACACAAGGAGTGCATGAGGGCGCTTGGTTTTAAGATATAA
- the hcn5 gene encoding hyperpolarization activated cyclic nucleotide-gated potassium channel 5 — MQRLTPENHRRRFSWSGWKNLLLPQLNRRSLYVYGSEVAVEKECVKQKEEGVFVIHPFSPLRSYYIMCMVAITFLNLIGIPMEIAFLDGNSGVGWEGFNVFSDTLFLIDVGLNFRMGIINEDSEGAIMDLKSIRQQYLKSWFVPDMVAAFPVGYILLIADLQYHGDSPSSRASKMMRILMFVRILSLVRLLRVSRLVRFFNEVERVSNANLEVVRVFLRILSLFMMIFLLCHWNGCIQYFVPMLEEFPSDCWVRRENLMPMHNTTEKSTTAQWNYEA; from the exons ATGCAACGTCTCACACCTGAGAATCACAGGCGGCGCTTCAGTTGGAGCGGCTGGAAAAACCTACTGCTGCCGCAGTTGAACAGACGCTCGCTCTATGTCTACGGCAGTGAGGTGGCTGTGGAGAAGGAGTGCGTTAAACAGAAAGAGGAAGGCGTGTTTGTCATCCATCCCTTCAGTCCTTTAAG GAGTTATTACATCATGTGTATGGTGGCAATAACATTTCTCAATCTAATTGGCATTCCAATGGAGATTGCCTTTCTAGATGGAAACAGTGGAGTCGGTTGGGAGGGTTTTAATGTGTTCTCGGACACTCTGTTCCTGATTGACGTGGGGCTTAACTTTCGTATGGGGATCATTAATGAGGACAGCGAG GGAGCCATTATGGATTTGAAAAGCATTCGACAACAGTATTTAAAAAGCTGGTTTGTACCTGATATGGTGGCAGCATTCCCAGTTGGTTACATACTACTTATTGCG GACTTACAATACCACGGTGACTCTCCCTCATCCAGAGCCAGCAAAATGATGCGCATATTGATGTTTGTGAGAATCCTCAGTCTTGTCCGCCTGCTGCGTGTGTCAAGGCTTGTTAGGTTTTTCAATGAGGTTGAGAGA GTTTCAAATGCCAATTTGGAGGTGGTGAGGGTGTTCCTAAGAATCTTGTCGTTATTTATGATGATTTTCCTGCTGTGCCACTGGAATGGCTGTATTCAGTATTTTGTGCCTATGCTTGAGGAGTTTCCCTCAGACTGCTGGGTTAGAAGAGAGAATCTAATG CCCATGCACAACACCACCGAGAAATCCACCACGGCCCAGTGGAATTACGAGGCCTAG
- the lats2 gene encoding serine/threonine-protein kinase LATS2, translating into MGYLDPHNEQIVRVIKQTSPGKTGMPNLMDHRGAMEGTGDGAMPPYHQMGAPLYEGAGYGAEGEMARAYMGGPPVMNYMPPPPANTSQGPNMGNPMGRPASMGAYSTSMAPQTNSGNPMYTPGPAQQKGYPGGMDQAMMGYSVPGPPMQIQPQPTGGPGTHYDYRSHMIEAPSYGVKRSASFQNKMTPLTSENYVNMPGKGAMGQNAGGYPPNLYLPPHSHPRQASPTSHQVHMMQRSPGAMGGEFSDVPQGLLTPSRASLNLDLYEHHWPGAQVPEGTPPARQPQGPFRGEVRVPSRTNSFNNHQKVTVRQALPPAANVAGKQDASLGPPNTITAVTSPPIQPPVKSIRVMRPEPKTAVGPCHPGWLSAQAQEAPESHGYMPDETFTLEPNQEHRCPPPPYPKTLLLPGSGPGTEPASMENGAMGGLQDVNATSRTVQSASVGKQEEPVSKDKVKPSKAVKDKKQIQTSPVPVRKNARDEEKRESRIKSYSPFAFKFYMEQHVENVMKTYQQKLNRRMQLEQEMSKAGLSEAEQEQMRKMLYQKESNYNRLRRAKMDKSMFVKIKTLGIGAFGEVCLTRKVDTSALYAMKTLRKKDVLNRNQVAHVKAERDILAEADNEWVVRLYYSFQDRDSLYFVMDYIPGGDMMSLLIRMGVFPEPLARFYVAELTLAIESVHKMGFIHRDIKPDNILIDLDGHIKLTDFGLCTGFRWTHNSKYYQKGNHIRQDSMEPSDFWDDVSNCRCGDRLMTFEQRATRQHQRCLAHSLVGTPNYIAPEVLLRKGYTQLCDWWSVGVILFEMLVGQPPFLAPTPTETQLKVINWENTLQVPPQVKLSPEAVDIIGRLCCSAEERLGGNGAGEIKAHPFFTEMDFSSNLRTQPAPYRPKIAHPMDTSNFDPVEEEGGPGAWSDSGDSTRTWDTLCSPHGKHPEHAFYEFTFRRFFDDNGCPFRYPKPPEASQDLSSSSGASSLKPELEEEEIHEEEEQGEGCEPVYV; encoded by the exons ATGGGTTACCTGGACCCTCACAATGAGCAGATTGTACGTGTCATCAAACAGACTTCCCCAG GAAAAACTGGCATGCCAAATTTAATGGACCACAGAGGAGCAATGGAGGGGACTGGAGATGGTGCAATGCCACCTTATCACCAAATGGGAGCACCACTGTATGAGGGAGCTGGTTATGGGGCTGAGGGTGAGATGGCTCGTGCATACATGGGTGGACCACCTGTCATGAACTACATGCCGCCGCCACCTGCCAACACCTCACAGGGTCCTAACATGGGAAACCCAATGGGTCGTCCCGCAAGTATGGGTGCTTACTCCACAAGCATGGCTCCCCAAACCAATTCTGGGAACCCTATGTACACCCCTGGTCCAGCCCAGCAAAAAGGATACCCAGGTGGGATGGACCAGGCCATGATGGGCTACAGTGTGCCTGGACCACCCATGCAAATCCAGCCTCAGCCCACGGGAGGTCCTGGCACTCATTATGACTACAGGTCTCATATGATAGAAGCCCCTAGCTACGGGGTAAAACGAAGTGCTTCCTTCCAGAACAAGATGACCCCGCTAACATCCGAAAATTATGTTAATATGCCAGGCAAAGGAGCAATGGGCCAAAACGCTGGTGGCTACCCTCCCAACTTATATCTTCCGCCCCATTCGCACCCACGCCAAGCCAGCCCCACCTCACACCAGGTTCACATGATGCAGCGCTCCCCTGGAGCTATGGGTGGTGAGTTTTCCGATGTTCCTCAAGGTCTGCTCACTCCTTCCAGGGCCAGTCTGAACCTTGACCTCTATGAGCATCATTGGCCAGGAGCCCAAGTTCCTGAGGGGACACCTCCAGCCAGGCAGCCACAAGGGCCCTTTAGAGGGGAGGTACGAGTCCCCAGTAGGACCAACTCTTTCAACAACCACCAGAAGGTGACTGTGAGGCAGGCATTGCCTCCTGCAGCTAATGTCGCTGGCAAGCAGGATGCATCTTTGGGTCCGCCTAACACAATAACTGCAGTGACCTCTCCACCAATCCAGCCACCTGTTAAGAGTATACGGGTCATGAGGCCTGAGCCGAAGACTGCAGTGGGACCATGCCATCCAGGCTGGCTGAGTGCACAAGCCCAGGAAGCACCAGAGTCTCATGGATACATGCCAGATGAGACTTTTACCCTGGAACCCAATCAAGAACACCGCTGTCCGCCTCCGCCCTATCCCAAAACACTGCTTCTGCCTGGATCTGGACCTGGAACTGAGCCTGCTTCCATGGAGAATGGAGCCATGGGTGGACTCCAAGATGTCAATGCTACAAGTAGAACTGTCCAGAGTGCCTCAGTAGGAAAGCAAGAAGAACCTGTCTCCAAAGACAAAGTAAAGCCAAGCAAGGCAGTGAAGGATAAGAAGCAGATTCAAACCTCACCTGTGCCTGTGCGAAAAAACGCCCGCGATGAAGAGAAGAGAGAGTCGCGCATTAAGAGTTATTCACCCTTCGCCTTTAAGTTCTACATGGAGCAGCATGTGGAGAACGTGATGAAGACCTATCAGCAGAAACTCAACCGCAGGATGCAGCTGGAGCAAGAGATGTCCAAG GCTGGCCTTTCAGAGGCAGAGCAGGAACAGATGAGAAAGATGCTTTACCAGAAGGAATCCAACTACAACCGACTACGACGTGCCAAGATGGACAAATCAATGTTTGTCAAAATCAAGACGCTCGGCATCGGGGCCTTTGGTGAGGTGTGTCTTACGCGCAAAGTAGACACGTCCGCACTGTATGCCATGAAGACTCTACGAAAGAAAGATGTTCTGAACCGAAACCAAGTAGCTCATGTGAAAGCAGAGCGAGACATCTTGGCGGAGGCTGACAATGAGTGGGTAGTCAGGTTGTACTACTCATTTCAGGACAGAGACAGCCTGTACTTTGTCATGGATTACATTCCTGGAGGAGATATGATGAGCTTGCTGATCCGTATGGGGGTTTTTCCAGAGCCCTTAGCCAGGTTCTATGTGGCAGAACTAACACTGGCCATTGAGAGCGTGCATAAGATGGGCTTCATCCACAGAGATATCAAGCCGGACAACATCCTCATTGACCTGGACGGTCACATCAAACTGACTGACTTTGGTCTGTGTACTGGGTTCCGTTGGACTCACAACTCAAAGTATTACCAAAAAG GGAACCATATTCGGCAAGATAGCATGGAGCCGAGTGACTTTTGGGATGATGTGTCTAACTGCCGTTGTGGTGATCGGCTGATGACTTTTGAGCAGCGGGCAACTCGACAACACCAACGTTGCCTGGCACACTCTCTGGTGGGCACTCCTAACTACATCGCCCCTGAGGTGCTTCTGCGGAAAG GATACACACAGCTGTGTGATTGGTGGAGTGTTGGCGTAATCCTTTTTGAGATGCTGGTTGGCCAGCCACCCTTCCTGGCTCCAACCCCAACGGAGACCCAGCTTAAG GTGATAAACTGGGAGAACACTCTGCAAGTGCCTCCACAAGTAAAACTGAGCCCAGAGGCAGTTGACATCATTGGCCGGCTCTGCTGCTCCGCTGAGGAGCGTCTAGGAGGCAACGGGGCCGGAGAGATAAAGGCTCACCCATTCTTCACCGAGATGGATTTCTCCAGCAATCTTCGCACACAACCTGCTCCATACAGACCGAAGATTGCCCACCCCATGGATACATCCAACTTCGACCCTGTGGAAGAGGAGGGTGGTCCAGGGGCCTGGAGCGACAGCGGAGACAGCACCCGCACTTGGGACACCCTCTGTTCTCCTCACGGCAAACACCCTGAGCATGCCTTCTACGAGTTCACCTTCCGAAGGTTTTTTGATGATAACGGCTGCCCATTCCGTTATCCCAAGCCCCCCGAGGCATCGCAAGACCTGTCCAGCAGTAGTGGGGCTAGTAGCCTGAAGCCTGAGCTGGAGGAGGAAGAGATTCACGAGGAGGAAGAGCAAGGGGAAGGATGTGAGCCGGTTTATGTGTGA